One Fusobacterium ulcerans DNA segment encodes these proteins:
- a CDS encoding bifunctional dihydroorotate dehydrogenase B NAD binding subunit/NADPH-dependent glutamate synthase, giving the protein MYKIVEKKWLTPIICYMNVEAPDLAASAQPGQFLIIKTDAKGERIPLTICDYDRKKGTVAIVFQVLGESTKKMGEFEKGEYFADVVGPLGQPSELIHTDMEELKKKKYLFVAGGVGTAPVYPQVKWMKENGIDADVIIGTRSRDTLIFEDGMKSVSGNLYVCTDDGTYGRKGMVTDVIDDLLKEGKHYDHAIVIGPMIMMKFASKKCRENNIPNTVSLNPLMVDGTGMCGACRVTIEGRVKFACVDGPEFDGDQVNFDEAMRRQNMYKTEEGRNILMIEDGETHHNPSCPNHEIVVDKKKRVPVREQEPDIRNKNFEEVCYGYNMEEAQAEASRCISCKNPLCVQGCPVSIDIPAFIKKIKEGDMAGAGRIIAEYSNLPAVCGRVCPQETQCEGKCILGIKGEPVSIGKLERFVGDWVIANGIEYEIKEKNNKKVAVIGGGPAGLTAAGDLAKMGYDVTIYEALHKLGGVLSYGIPEFRLPKEKVVDKEIENLYKLGVKVVTNAVVGRTFTIDELLDRKGFSAVFIGSGAGLPRFMNIPGENYNGVISANEFLTRVNLMRANKSDYATPIKIGKRVIVVGGGNVAMDAARTAKRLGADTTVVYRRGEAELPARREEVEHAKEEGIKFHFLVSPTEVVGDEKGWVKEIKCIRMELGEPDESGRAKFSPIENSEFIIEAETVIMSLGTSPNPLIASTTENLKVNRWKGIEAEEETGRTSREGVFAGGDAVTGAATVILAMEAGKKAAAEIDNYLKNK; this is encoded by the coding sequence ATGTATAAAATAGTAGAAAAGAAATGGCTTACACCAATCATCTGTTATATGAATGTAGAAGCACCTGATCTGGCAGCATCAGCTCAGCCGGGGCAGTTTCTTATCATTAAGACAGATGCTAAGGGGGAACGTATCCCTTTGACTATATGCGACTATGACAGAAAAAAAGGAACAGTAGCTATTGTTTTTCAAGTGCTTGGAGAGAGTACTAAGAAAATGGGAGAATTTGAAAAGGGAGAATATTTTGCTGATGTAGTAGGTCCTCTTGGACAGCCAAGCGAGCTTATACATACAGATATGGAAGAGCTGAAAAAGAAAAAATATCTCTTTGTAGCTGGGGGAGTAGGAACAGCTCCAGTATACCCACAAGTAAAATGGATGAAAGAAAATGGTATAGATGCTGATGTAATAATTGGTACAAGAAGCAGAGATACTTTAATATTTGAAGATGGAATGAAATCTGTATCAGGTAATCTCTATGTATGTACAGATGATGGAACATATGGGAGAAAAGGAATGGTTACAGATGTAATAGACGACCTTTTAAAAGAAGGAAAGCATTATGATCATGCTATTGTAATCGGACCTATGATAATGATGAAGTTTGCATCTAAAAAATGCAGAGAAAATAATATTCCAAATACAGTAAGTCTAAATCCTTTAATGGTAGATGGAACTGGAATGTGTGGTGCATGCAGAGTAACAATAGAGGGAAGAGTCAAATTTGCCTGTGTAGATGGACCGGAATTTGATGGAGATCAAGTAAACTTTGATGAAGCAATGAGAAGACAGAATATGTATAAGACAGAAGAGGGAAGAAATATTCTCATGATAGAAGATGGAGAAACTCATCACAACCCTTCTTGTCCTAATCATGAAATAGTAGTGGATAAAAAGAAGAGAGTACCTGTGAGAGAGCAGGAACCTGATATAAGAAACAAGAACTTTGAAGAAGTATGCTACGGATATAACATGGAGGAGGCTCAGGCAGAAGCTTCAAGATGCATCAGCTGTAAAAATCCTCTATGTGTGCAGGGATGTCCTGTATCAATAGATATACCAGCTTTTATTAAAAAGATAAAAGAGGGAGATATGGCAGGAGCAGGAAGAATAATAGCTGAATACTCAAATCTTCCAGCAGTATGTGGAAGAGTATGTCCGCAGGAAACTCAATGTGAAGGAAAATGTATACTAGGAATAAAAGGTGAGCCTGTATCTATTGGTAAATTAGAGAGATTCGTAGGAGACTGGGTAATAGCCAATGGAATAGAATATGAGATAAAAGAAAAGAATAACAAGAAAGTTGCAGTCATAGGAGGAGGACCAGCAGGACTTACAGCAGCAGGAGACTTGGCTAAGATGGGATATGATGTAACTATTTATGAAGCGCTTCACAAACTGGGAGGAGTATTAAGCTATGGGATTCCAGAGTTCAGACTTCCAAAGGAAAAAGTAGTGGATAAGGAAATAGAAAATCTATACAAGCTGGGAGTAAAAGTAGTAACTAATGCTGTAGTAGGAAGAACATTTACAATAGATGAACTCTTGGACAGAAAGGGATTCTCAGCAGTATTCATAGGAAGCGGAGCAGGACTCCCAAGATTTATGAATATCCCCGGAGAAAACTATAATGGAGTAATATCAGCAAATGAATTTCTTACAAGGGTAAACCTTATGAGAGCTAATAAATCTGATTATGCAACACCTATAAAAATAGGTAAGAGAGTAATAGTAGTAGGTGGAGGAAATGTTGCTATGGATGCTGCCAGAACTGCTAAGAGGCTGGGAGCAGATACAACAGTAGTCTACAGAAGAGGAGAAGCAGAACTACCAGCTAGAAGAGAAGAGGTAGAACATGCCAAAGAAGAGGGAATTAAATTCCATTTTCTAGTATCGCCTACAGAAGTAGTTGGAGATGAGAAAGGCTGGGTAAAAGAGATCAAATGTATAAGAATGGAGCTTGGAGAACCAGATGAAAGTGGCAGAGCAAAATTCTCACCAATAGAGAACAGCGAATTTATAATAGAAGCAGAAACAGTAATAATGTCACTGGGAACATCACCAAATCCACTTATAGCTTCAACAACAGAAAACCTTAAAGTCAATAGATGGAAAGGAATAGAAGCAGAAGAGGAGACTGGAAGGACTTCAAGAGAGGGAGTATTTGCAGGGGGAGATGCAGTAACAGGAGCAGCCACAGTAATACTTGCAATGGAAGCAGGAAAGAAAGCAGCAGCAGAAATAGATAATTATTTGAAAAATAAATAA